Proteins encoded together in one Rana temporaria chromosome 6, aRanTem1.1, whole genome shotgun sequence window:
- the LOC120942745 gene encoding taste receptor type 2 member 40-like has translation MPSAVQILLITVGVLQLGVGTSLNSCILVFSFKNLKNRLSVNPTNLIYSVKGLVNIFLLLVLTTENVATILWPNVLLNRELHLTMTFLMLSPIYYNYWLTGWLCAHYCLSISNFTHKLLVGFKRFLSSFLPRVLLLSAIISFVMSVLSIWEIHISQEPPSTNSTQDAPSISVVYFIPKACRLVATILGCCLPLNLALVSIRVTTSSLIRHMTKMKQNFSGNKGPNLQVLINTTRTMTLFLALSVISYIICFVFLSGTSSYDTMIISFLPIMTFPLIEAVIIIQAVPKLRNMVVGKVCAGTRWSTEIENRT, from the coding sequence ATGCCTTCTGCAGTGCAGATCCTCCTGATCACTGTCGGTGTCCTACAACTCGGGGTGGGAACTTCTTTGAACAGTTGCATTCTGGTATTCAGCTTCAAAAACCTGAAGAACAGGCTCAGTGTCAATCCAACCAATCTGATCTACTCTGTCAAGGGGCTGGTGAATATCTTCTTGCTGTTGGTCCTGACTACAGAAAATGTAGCTACTATACTTTGGCCCAATGTATTGTTGAACAGGGAATTACATTTAACGATGACCTTTCTGATGCTGAGCCCGATTTATTACAACTATTGGCTCACCGGCTGGCTCTGTGCTCACTATTGTCTCAGCATCTCCAACTTCACTCATAAGCTCTTGGTTGGGTTTAAAAGATTCCTCTCGTCTTTCCTGCCTCGGGTTCTTCTACTATCAGCAATCATCTCATTTGTTATGAGTGTCCTGTCTATCTGGGAAATCCACATTTCTCAGGAGCCTCCTTCTACAAACAGTACCCAGGATGCCCCATCCATCTCTGTCGTCTACTTTATACCCAAAGCATGCAGATTGGTGGCGACAATTTTGGGCTGTTGTCTGCCCTTGAATCTCGCCCTGGTCTCCATTAGAGTCACAACGTCATCCCTTATAAGACATATGACGAAAATGAAACAGAACTTCTCTGGAAATAAAGGTCCCAACCTCCAAGTCCTGATCAACACAACAAGAACAATGACCCTGTTTCTCGCTCTCTCTGTCATCTCTTATATTATTTGTTTTGTATTTCTCTCAGGTACCTCTTCGTACGACACAATGATCATCAGCTTTCTCCCAATCATGACTTTTCCTTTAATTGAAGCTGTTATCATCATCCAGGCcgttcctaaactgaggaatatggTTGTGGGAAAGGTCTGTGCTGGGACAAGGTGGAGCACTGAGATTGAAAACCGCACCTAG
- the LOC120942748 gene encoding taste receptor type 2 member 40-like: MGNLDIIRKKGKLSPTDVIFLGKGIVNILLQCVLSLQGMLFVFAPKVVYIRGVYIFFRTSVYFLNYYNFWLTFWLSAHYCTSITNLSYGFFIWIKRIVSNFLSHLLFLTALGLFIINVPFIWTLNVDSTIQSSENSTVKTSFTGAFYQISFPYFLPMTFLGVFLPFFLILLCLVLTYSFLLRHVWRVKNNDSGSTRPNLQAHVTALRTIFFLLLMFSSFFMTRLIFFIGRPTMQTDPIAMACWAFLSSSPLAEAAVIFQASNKLRRTILRRFWTRSRRNTET; encoded by the coding sequence ATGGGTAATCTGGACATCATCAGAAAGAAAGGGAAGTTGAGTCCCACCGATGTGATCTTTCTGGGGAAGGGAATTGTGAATattctcctccagtgtgtgctgaGTCTACAGGGAATGCTCTTTGTCTTTGCTCCGAAAGTCGTATACATTAGAGGAGTATACATATTCTTTAGAACATCAGTTTACTTTCTAAATTATTACAATTTCTGGTTGACCTTCTGGCTCTCGGCTCATTACTGTACCAGCATCACCAATCTCAGCTATGGGTTCTTCATCTGGATAAAGAGAATTGTGTCCAATTTCCTGAGTCACCTTCTATTCCTGACAGCACTTGGGCTGTTCATTATAAATGTCCCGTTCATCTGGACTTTGAATGTAGACAGTACTATCCAGTCTTCTGAGAACAGCACGGTTAAAACCTCTTTTACCGGTGCTTTTTACCAGATCAGTTTTCCTTATTTTCTGCCCATGACCTTCCTAGGTGTCTTTCTTCCATTCTTCCTTATTCTTCTGTGTCTGGTCCTCACTTACTCCTTTCTGCTCAGACACGTCTGGAGGGTGAAGAATAACGACTCGGGATCAACACGTCCAAATCTTCAGGCTCATGTCACGGCACTGAGGACAATCTTCTTCTTACTTCTCATGTTCTCCTCCTTCTTTATGActcgtttgattttttttattgggagacCCACAATGCAGACAGACCCAATAGCTATGGCCTGTTGGGCTTTTCTGTCATCATCTCCATTGGCCGAGGCCGCTGTCATCTTCCaggccagcaacaagctgagaagGACCATTCTGAGAAGATTCTGGACCAGAAGCCGGAGGAACACAGAGACTTAA
- the LOC120942746 gene encoding taste receptor type 2 member 9-like, translating into MSLTVETLVAVVNVLQLGMGLALNSCIFVFSFQNLKNGLSVHPTNLIYSIKGLVNIFLQLVLTAETVLNILWPHLFFIREVHLTLVFLMLSPIYYNYWLTGWLCAHFCVNISSFTHKLLVGFKRLLSSFLPRVLLLSAIVSFVMSVLNIWEVHKVSQECPSSNTTRDAVVFLMPAACRLMATFLGCCLPFLLALVSIGCTTSSLIRHIMKMKQKFSGNSCPNLQVLINTTKTMIWFLALSIISYIIGLVLISRSTNISSDMMMMIGCFSIMPFPLIEAAVIIHAIPKLRKMIVGKVCQWKLWCKENGNCT; encoded by the coding sequence ATGTCTTTGACTGTGGAGACCCTCGTGGCCGTAGTCAATGTCCTACAACTCGGGATGGGGCTTGCCTTGAACAGTTGCATTTTCGTTTTTAGCTTTCAAAACCTGAAGAACGGCCTCAGTGTCCATCCAACCAATCTGATCTACTCCATTAAGGGGCTGGTGAATATCTTCTTACAGTTGGTCCTGACGGCAGAAACTGTACTTAACATCCTTTGGCCCCATTTGTTTTTCATCAGGGAAGTACATTTAACGCTGGTCTTTCTGATGCTGAGCCCGATTTATTACAACTATTGGCTCACCGGCTGGCTCTGTGCTCATTTTTGTGTGAACATCTCCAGCTTCACTCATAAGCTCTTGGTTGGCTTTAAAAGGCTCCTCTCTTCGTTCTTGCCTCGGGTTCTTCTACTATCAGCAATCGTCTCATTTGTCATGAGTGTTCTTAACATCTGGGAAGTTCACAAAGTATCTCAGGAATGTCCTTCATCTAACACTACCCGGGATGCTGTCGTCTTTCTCATGCCCGCAGCATGCAGGTTGATGGCCACATTTCTGGGCTGCTGTCTGCCCTTCCTTCTAGCTCTGGTCTCCATTGGATGTACAACATCCTCCCTTATAAGACACATCATGAAAATGAAACAGAAGTTCTCTGGAAACTCTTGTCCCAACCTTCAAGTCCTCATCAACACAACAAAAACAATGATCTGGTTTCTAGCACTCTCCATCATCTCTTATATCATCGGGCTTGTGTTGATCAGTAGAAGTACAAATATCTCTTCagatatgatgatgatgatcggcTGCTTTTCAATCATGCCTTTTCCTTTAATAGAAGCTGCTGTCATTATTCACGCcatacctaaactgaggaagatgaTTGTGGGAAAGGTCTGCCAGTGGAAACTGTGGTGTAAGGAGAATGGAAATTGCACTTAG
- the LOC120942747 gene encoding taste receptor type 2 member 8-like — MGNLDIIRKKGKLSPSDVIFLGKGIVNILLQCVLSLQGMLFVFAPEVVYIRGVYIFFRASTYFLNYYNYWLTAWLSAHYCTSITNLSYGFFFWIKRIVSNFLSHLLFLTALGMFIINVLIIWTLNVDSTFQSSENSTVKTSSTSPFYQISFPYFLPMTILGIVLPFCLSLLCLVLTFSFLLRHVWRVKNNDLGSTRPNLQAHVTALRTIFFLLLMFTSFFINRLMYFIGRPTTQTDPIAMACWAFLSSSPLVEAAIIFQASNKLRRIILRRFWTRSRRNTET, encoded by the coding sequence ATGGGTAATCTGGACATCATCAGAAAGAAAGGGAAGTTGAGTCCCTCCGATGTGATCTTTCTGGGGAAGGGAATTGTGAATattctcctccagtgtgtgctgaGTCTACAGGGAATGCTCTTTGTCTTTGCTCCGGAAGTCGTATACATTAGAGGagtatatatattctttagagcATCAACTTACTTCCTAAATTATTACAACTACTGGTTGACCGCCTGGCTCTCGGCTCATTACTGTACCAGCATCACCAATCTCAGCTATGGGTTCTTCTTCTGGATAAAGAGAATTGTGTCCAATTTCCTGAGTCACCTTCTATTCCTGACAGCACTTGGGATGTTCATTATAAATGTCCTGATCATCTGGACTTTGAATGTAGACAGTACTTTCCAGTCTTCTGAGAACAGCACGGTTAAAACCTCTTCTACCAGTCCTTTTTACCAGATCAGTTTTCCTTATTTTCTGCCCATGACCATCCTAGGCATCGTTCTTCCATTCTGCCTTAGTCTTCTGTGTCTGGTCCTCACTTTCTCCTTTCTGCTCAGACACGTCTGGAGGGTGAAGAATAACGACTTGGGATCAACACGTCCAAATCTTCAGGCTCATGTCACGGCACTGAGGACAATCTTCTTCTTACTTCTCATGTTCACCTCCTTCTTTATTAATCGtttgatgtattttattggaagacCCACAACGCAGACAGACCCAATAGCTATGGCCTGTTGGGCTTTTCTGTCATCATCTCCATTGGTCGAGGCTGCCATCATCTTCCaggccagcaacaagctgagaagGATCATTCTGAGAAGATTCTGGACCAGAAGCCGGAGGAACACAGAGACTTAA